The Aquila chrysaetos chrysaetos chromosome 16, bAquChr1.4, whole genome shotgun sequence genome has a segment encoding these proteins:
- the LAPTM5 gene encoding lysosomal-associated transmembrane protein 5 isoform X3 — protein sequence MLLLQHQDSNSCSRDLPHADVITSFLLIIMLFVISFHLLLGVVKKRERLLIPFLALQVMDFLLSLLTMFSSYIQVPAIISVSSLSHTQGYSKIPFLALQLLDFCLSILTLCSSYMEVPTYLSLKSSDNGGFLPTLGKLPTEEYAKVMVTFTIAFIAVLFLKAYMFKCVLSCFKHIKASKREEVKVDPQAVEKAVLPSYEEALELPSKESPPPYVAI from the exons CTGATGTCATCACCAGTTTCCTGTTGATCATCATGCTGTTCGTCATCAGCTTCCACCTCCTTCTTGGTGTGGTGAAG aagagGGAACGTCTCCTGATACCATTCCTTGCTCTACAAGTCATGGACTTTCTCCTTAGCCTCCTAACAATGTTCAGTTCCTACATACAAGTCCCAGCAATCATTTCTGTGTCCTCCCTTAGCCACACG CAGGGATACTCCAAGATCCCtttcctggctctgcagctgctggactTCTGCCTGAGTATTCTCACGCTCTGTAGCTCTTACATGGAGGTTCCCACCTATCTCAGCCTCAAGTCTTCAGACAATGGG GGCTTTTTGCCAACCCTGGGGAAGTTACCAACAGAGGAATATGCCAAGGTGATGGTCACCTTCACCATTGCATTCATTGCTGTCCTCTTCTTGAAG gcCTATATGTTCAAATGTGTCCTGAGCTGCTTTAAGCATATTAAAGCCAGCAAGAGAGAGGAGGTGAAAGTCGACCCACAAGCAGTTGAAAAG GCTGTGCTGCCATCGTATGAGGAAGCCTTAGAGTTGCCTTCCAAGGAATCCCCACCACCCTATGTAGCAATCTAA